In Tachysurus fulvidraco isolate hzauxx_2018 chromosome 11, HZAU_PFXX_2.0, whole genome shotgun sequence, one DNA window encodes the following:
- the rwdd2b gene encoding RWD domain-containing protein 2B — MAQSRTEHAEAQLAELELLLSMFPSQDELEVDQVAHAELRSYVEGTVDCSPNTRPELCIKIRTHTGVDVSLSCTYPSDYPAVLPEIVVRCGELSRTQHAGLVSGLRSYLRESCMGEVCVLSAVNWLRDQTQVYLEQDENKDDDGAKGTVETQRGETFTRLWIYSHHIYNKSKRKNILEWAKELQLTGFSMPGKPGVVCVEGLQAACEEFWARVKVLTWKRIMIRHREDVPLDSVTQDTKSLRRFDGFEEASFDPHGNRGNHMDLGQLFQFLSDRGCAEIFQLYFGVEGR; from the exons ATGGCTCAGAGTCGGACCGAGCACGCCGAGGCTCAGCTGGCTGAGCTGGAGCTGCTGTTGAGTATGTTTCCCAGCCAGGACGAGCTGGAGGTGGATCAGGTGGCACATGCAGAGCTGAGATCTTATGTAGAAGGAACAGTGGACTGTTCACCAAACACCAGACCTGAACTGTGCATCAAGATCcggacacacacaggg GTAGATGTTTCACTCTCATGCACGTACCCATCTGACTATCCAGCAGTGCTGCCCGAGATCGTAGTCAG GTGTGGTGAGTTGAGCCGGACGCAGCACGCCGGCCTCGTCTCCGGGCTTCGATCGTACCTGCGCGAGAGCTGCatgggtgaagtgtgtgtgctgtccgCTGTCAATTGGCTCAGAGATCAGACACAGGTATACCTCGAGCAGGACGAAAACAAGGATGACGACGGTGCGAAAGGAACGGTGGAAACGCAGCGCGGCGAAACCTTCACCAGGCTGTGGATCTACAGCCATCACATTTAcaacaaaagcaaaagaaagaacatCTTGGAGTGGGCCAAAGAGCTGCAGCTGACCGGCTTCAGCATGCCAGGGAAGCCGGGGgtcgtgtgtgtggagggtcTACAAGCTGCCTGTGAGGAATTCTGGGCCAG GGTAAAGGTCCTGACCTGGAAACGCATCATGATCCGTCACAGAGAGGACGTCCCGCTGGACTCAGTCACTCAGGACACAAAGTCTCTGCGAAGGTTCGACGGCTTTGAGGAGGCCTCGTTCGACCCTCATGGGAACAGAGGGAACCACATGGACCTCGGGCAGCTGTTCCAGTTCCTCAGCGATCGAGGTTGTGCCGAAATCTTCCAGCTATACTTCGGAGTTGAAGGGAGATGA